TCATACGAGACGCAGTGCTATAGTTTTCTTGGGGGTTGCCAAAAGCAATGTCCATTTGCAGGCACGCTATCTTGAATTTCATATTTATTCACCGCCATAATGTCTGAAAATTATTTCTTTACAAGTTCCTATTTACGTTATATCATTTGTGACTAGAATTTCAAATTAAAAATTTTAAATCTTATATAAATTAATAAGCAGGTGAGAGAATGGAATTTAAACAATCGGAGTTATTGAAAAGCCTGCCCAAGCAGTTTTTTGCTTCACTCGTGCAAAAAGTGGGCTCGTACACTGAAAAAGGGGCGGATGTCATCAATCTTGGACAGGGAAATCCCGACCAGCCGACTCCAGAACATATTGTGGAGAAATTAAAGATTGCTGCGGAAAATCCGGTGAACCATAAATATTCTCCTTTTCGGGGATTAAGTTCATTAAAGCAAGCTGCGGCTGCGTTTTATAAAAGGGAATATGGTGTTGATCTTGACCCTGAAGAGGAAATCGCCATCCTGTTTGGCGGAAAGGCTGGTTTGGTTGAAATTCCTCAATGCCTTTTGAATCCAGGAGATACAATCCTTGTTCCTGATCCAGGATATCCCGACTATTGGTCTGGAGTTGAACTTGCCAGGGCCAAAATGGTAAAAATGCCACTGCGTGAAGAAAATGATTTCCTTCCAAATTACACTGAATTAAGTCCAGAGGAACTTGCCGAAGCAAAATTAATGTTTTTGAACTATCCTAATAATCCAACAGGTGCAATTGCTGATAAAGAGTTTTTTGATCAAACAATCGAACTGGCCCAAAAAAATGAAATATGTGTAGTCCACGATTTTGCCTATGGGGCTATTGGTTTTGACGGGAAACGCCCATATAGCTTTTTGCAATCCAAGGGAGCCAAAGAGGTTGGAATCGAGATTTATACATTGTCGAAAACATATAATATGGCCGGCTGGCGTGTAGGTTTCGCTGCAGGAAACAAGAGTGTAATTGCCGCCATTAATTTACTTCAGGATCATATGTATGTCAGTTTGTTTGGTGCTGTGCAGGAAGCAGCGGCAGAAGCATTGCTAGGGCCCCAGCAATGTGTATCAGGGCTGAATAATTTGTATGAATCCAGAAGAAACGTGCTCATTGAAGGGTTAACAAATATTGGCTGGAGGGTTACTGCACCGAAAGGGTCTTTTTTCGCCTGGCTTAAGGTTCCGGAACAGTTTACCTCAGTTGAGTTCGCTGATTTTCTATTGGAAAAAGCCCATATTGCCGTGGCACCGGGAATCGGTTTTGGAGAGTATGGTGAAGGCTATGTGCGGGTAGGTCTTCTTACATCTGAAGAAAGACTGAGGGAAGCAGTCAACAGAATTAAAAGCTTAGAAATTTTCAAAAAAAATATTGACAATGATTTGTGAACCTGACATAATCCTAATTAATAAATTTACTTTAACCAATTAAATAACTTAATTAAATTATTTTCTTATCAAGAGCAGGCGGAGGGACGAGCCCGATGAAGCCCGGCAACCGATCCAGCATTATGCTGGGCACGGTGCTAATTCTTGCAGCGGAAGCTGATAGATAAGGAGAGTTTAGTGAACGTTCTAACCTCTTCTTTTCGAAGAGGTTTTTTTATGTGTTTTTTACAATTTGATTAATGACTAGCTCTAGCGCCTAGCCCCCTCGAGACGCTTCGGTCCTGTCAATAAAGTCAAGGAACGACTTCACTGACAGGCTCTCCAACGCTTGTCAGGGCAGGACAAGGCGCTTGCGTTTTTCTAACAGAAAGGGATTGATTTTTCATGAGTGAAATTACAGCAACTTATATAGTCCATGACGATAAGCATAATCCGCAGAAAAAAGCAGAGGGCATAGCGCTTGGCTTGACTATAGGATCCTGGACCGATTTGCCAGAACTCGACCAAAAACAATTAAAAAAGCATAAGGGAAGAGTTGTTTCTGTTGAAGGATCCAGTTTAGATGCCAATTCGGAAACAGTGGCGACCATTAAAATCGCTTATCCGGCAATTAATTATTCCGCAGACATTCCGGCGATTCTTACAACAGTTTTTGGCAAGCTATCGCTCGATGGAAAAGTGAAACTGATTGATCTTGATTTCGGGCATGAATTGAAAAAGGCATTCCCGGGTCCGCGATTTGGAATTGAAGGAATCCGAAATAAGGTGAATGTGCATGACAGGCCGCTGCTGATGAGCATCTTCAAAGGGGTTATCGGCCGCGACCTTACTTACCTGTTGAAGCAGTTAAAAGAACAAAGTCTTGGCGGGGTAGACCTTATTAAGGATGACGAAATATTGTTTGAAAATGAACTTGCTCCATTTGAAAAACGAATCACGTCTGGGAAACAGGTTCTCGAGGAAGTATATGAAACTACTGGTCACAGAACCTTGTATGCTGCTAATCTGACGGGCAGAACAACTCAACTGAGGGACAAAGCAAGAAAAGCAGCTGAGCTTGGAGCCGACGCTCTGCTGTTCAATGTTTTTGCTTATGGTCTCGATGTGCTGCAGGAGTTAAGGGAAGACGATGAAATTGGCATACCCATTATGGCGCATCCAGCGGTTAGCGGGGCTTTCACATCAGCTGCTGAGTATGGTTTTTCGCATTCATTGCTGCTCGGCAAGCTTCTCCGATATGCTGGCGCTGATTTTTCATTGTTCCCATCGCCATATGGAAGTGTCGCTCTTGAAAAGCAGCAGGCCATTTCGATTGCTGAGGCTTTGACAGTTGAGGACCGCTTCAAGAGAACCTTCCCTGTACCGTCCGCAGGAATCCATCCAGGAATGGTACCCCTCCTAGTAGAGGATTTCGGGTTAGATTCAATCATCAATGCTGGCGGAGGTGTCCATGGCCATCCTGGCGGAGCACAGGGCGGAGGTAAAGCCTTCAGGCAGGCTATTGACACTGTGCTCGGAGGTAAATCGCTTGAAGAAGGCGCTCTTGAATACGAGGAGTTAAAAACTGCAATAGACCTTTGGGGCTCAACTGAGGCAGTAGCAAAATGAGCCAGCCAGTCATATTCTGCGATTTCGATGGAACAGTTACCGAAAAGGATAACATCATTGCTATCATGAACCGGTTTGCTCCCGAGGGCTGGGAAGACATTAAGGAAGGAGTGCTGAACTGTACTATTTCCATCAGGGAAGGAGTCGGCAAAATGTTCTCACTCCTTCCTGTCGGCCTGAAGGATGAAATCATTGAATTTGCCCTGAAGAATGCGAGGATCCGTCCAGGTTTTCAAGAATTTCTTGATTTCGCAAAAGAAGAAGGAATTCCGGTCTATATTGTCAGCG
The nucleotide sequence above comes from Mesobacillus jeotgali. Encoded proteins:
- the mtnW gene encoding 2,3-diketo-5-methylthiopentyl-1-phosphate enolase → MSEITATYIVHDDKHNPQKKAEGIALGLTIGSWTDLPELDQKQLKKHKGRVVSVEGSSLDANSETVATIKIAYPAINYSADIPAILTTVFGKLSLDGKVKLIDLDFGHELKKAFPGPRFGIEGIRNKVNVHDRPLLMSIFKGVIGRDLTYLLKQLKEQSLGGVDLIKDDEILFENELAPFEKRITSGKQVLEEVYETTGHRTLYAANLTGRTTQLRDKARKAAELGADALLFNVFAYGLDVLQELREDDEIGIPIMAHPAVSGAFTSAAEYGFSHSLLLGKLLRYAGADFSLFPSPYGSVALEKQQAISIAEALTVEDRFKRTFPVPSAGIHPGMVPLLVEDFGLDSIINAGGGVHGHPGGAQGGGKAFRQAIDTVLGGKSLEEGALEYEELKTAIDLWGSTEAVAK
- a CDS encoding pyridoxal phosphate-dependent aminotransferase, which produces MEFKQSELLKSLPKQFFASLVQKVGSYTEKGADVINLGQGNPDQPTPEHIVEKLKIAAENPVNHKYSPFRGLSSLKQAAAAFYKREYGVDLDPEEEIAILFGGKAGLVEIPQCLLNPGDTILVPDPGYPDYWSGVELARAKMVKMPLREENDFLPNYTELSPEELAEAKLMFLNYPNNPTGAIADKEFFDQTIELAQKNEICVVHDFAYGAIGFDGKRPYSFLQSKGAKEVGIEIYTLSKTYNMAGWRVGFAAGNKSVIAAINLLQDHMYVSLFGAVQEAAAEALLGPQQCVSGLNNLYESRRNVLIEGLTNIGWRVTAPKGSFFAWLKVPEQFTSVEFADFLLEKAHIAVAPGIGFGEYGEGYVRVGLLTSEERLREAVNRIKSLEIFKKNIDNDL